The Coffea arabica cultivar ET-39 chromosome 2c, Coffea Arabica ET-39 HiFi, whole genome shotgun sequence genome includes the window ATTAAATGCTTGTATGGTATGAGTACTagtacttttgttttttttttccttcttcttttttaactCTGTGATTTTTGTGCCTGATGAGAAAGGAGTGGAGATGCAATGGGAAAGGCTACGTTGCGTACCGTAATTACATTAACAGGCCAAGGAATTGGGAGAGTTTAAACGTACCGAGCCACTCCAGCACTCCGGGGAACAGGTATCTGACTTGTTTAGTTAGTTATAAGCATCTCCATTGTTTTGGTTTAGAGTTTACTTTTTCTCTGAGTTCGTCTATTTCATAAAATACTGACATCAGGGTGCTTTACTGGTTGATGCAAAACCAGTGGCCGATGGGTGCCATCTCCAGGTCCACTTTCCCGGCAGTTAAGTGAAGTGGACAGCTGGAGCCCCGGTCGGGTATGTCCCTtgcttccctcctctagtttgATTCTATGCTCCCAACCATTGTATGGTCCTTTTTAACATGATACATGTCTTGAGAACCAGTTTTTTCTGGATTCTGCGGTTCTAATTTTGAAATCCGCGATACAAACATGTGTAGTTTGCCTGACCGGAAATTCGGTTTTCCTATATGTAAGCCTCCTCGTGCACATTCTTTTGCATTGAATTCTCCACATAGTTAACATGCTTTCTTCTTGGTcacttttttatcatttttattcTACAATTAATCTTTATTATGTGTACATCTTTTTGGACTGACGGAGACTGAATATAAATAAGAAATGACGGGTTTAGTTGATAACTCGTATGCTTTCTTTCCTTGACATTTATTCATTGCTATATTCGAATCTTGCTTGTGATTCTCTGAGGCATGATGTTTATTCCCTGTATATCCTTGTCCTGTCTCAGTCCTTTTTTTTAATCCCCCTTTCAACTATTTCTATCCAGTGGTTGATCCCATCCTCTCTTctgttttttcactttttctagTTACACTTGCAGAATCAGATACTAAGACACTCACTGGACATTGACTATCTGCTTCTTTTACAGTTTTTGCAGAGTGGCAGCCAAGCATTTAGCCGTAGCAGCTCGAATCTTAGTGATAGTGATTTCCCACATAAAAAGACTGAACCTGCGTATTCATTTGTAGGGATGCATTGCATTTTTGATCAATGCAAGGCCTTGGGTAATCATTTCATAAGTTCAAGAAGTTGACTGTTCCCTTTAGCCCCCAGAGGGCAAGTTGTTCACATAAGTAAATGGAACTGCTATTTTCCTCCTAGTTACTGTTATAAAGTTTGGGCACATGAGTTCTGACCTACTTGCATATGGAGCATCTGATGGGAGCTTAACAGTCTGCAGTGTCTCTACACCACCTTCAGTTATCAAGCAATTAATTGGACATTCGAAAGATGTCACAGGTTGGAACTATAAGTGCTCATTCTGCTGTCTTTCCTTGGCCCTTATTCTCAAATTGTATTTGTAGAACAGCCTAGTTTAGTTAAGCTGCCAAAGATACTTTGCCGATTGATTGGGCTATAGGTGGTCAATTTAACCACAGTTTGACATTTCACCTTAGAATAATGGAACAAGGTTCATTTTTGTGGATGCCATCCTGTGAAAATATTGCACGAGTCTGGTGCTGTTGGTATGTCCCAGTAGCAGGGTTGTAAGGGACAGGGATTTTGTTCTTCCTTTGTGACATTTTGGCTCATTATTTTTGTGATGTAACTTAATTCATGAAGTTCAACTGCACTTACTGTCATCTTAAATGTCGATAAAGAATGGAATTTGCAGAATATCTCCAGAAATATTCTATACCTTGTACCCTAGCATATTCTAAATCTAAACTTGTGATTCATAAAGGGCTCATAAGTTGATTGATAAATCTAAAACAATTAAGCAGATAAATGTTGTTTATTCTGATGTTTGAAAGGTTGCTTTGTTGCTTAATGATTTTATCTTCGAAGTAGATTGCTTGAGTGACTGGTGCCAGAAATAGGTACTGTCAAATGTTGAGATTGAAATAGACTCAAAGTAACTTTTATGTTTCGATTTGTATAGCATCCTTGACTTCTAACGGTTCAatctttttccagattttgacTTCTCTGCAAATAATCACTATATTGCCTCATCATCCATGGACAAAACTGTCCGAGTATGGGATATTTCCCAAGGCCTTTGCATTAGGGTGGTGTATGGCATCTCTCCCCAGCTTTGCATTCGATTCCATCCTGTAAGTGAACATTCCGGCTACAGAACAATTAAGCCAGGAATTCCCATCATGAAAGCGTTGTCCTATTATCCCCATAATTTATACCTATTACCACATAACATCATTGGCTTTTCTTGACCATGTATACATATGATATACATGTACTTGACATCTTCATGTTTCTGTTGGTGCGTTCCAGAATAGAAACGTGCAGAAATTTTGACAACTAAATTAAAAAGATGGAAACATGTTgacttaaaaatattttcatcttaGCTTTTTACATCTTTCATATGCTGTGCTGTACAACATATTGTCCGCACACTAGCATCCATGGTAGTTTGGCCCTTTCTTTGTGTTACTTGGCAGTTCTGAATTACATTGTCAAATTAGCTGctgatctatttttttttttcctgtattCTCATGCAGGTGAACAATAACTTTCTTTCTGTTGGCAATGCAAACAAAGAGATTACTGTATTGATGCTTGCCCTTTGACTCATCTCATTTTTCTTGccaactctctctctttctcaatTTGGTTAAGAATGTTGCAAGAGAAGGCTTTCCTTCTTGCTCGCACAATTAGTACCTTACAATAGGACAATCTTAACAAATAAACCCATACTGGGAAAAAAAGTTACCAGCACTTAAGTGCCTATTCTCTTATCTGTGTTTATAAACAACGGCATTTGCCTTTAACTATTATTGTAATGATTTGATTATGTTTTGTTCTCTCAATTTAAATTCCAGGTTTTTAATTTTAGCACTGGGAGAACAATAAGTAAATCAATCTTTGATAGTGAGGTTACTGCAATGGACCACGACCACACTGGCCAGCTCATATTTTGTGGTGATACTCAGGTTTGCCTATATTTCTTCAGTGTTTCGTCAAATCATGTTATCAGCTATGCAAGAAAAGAAACTTTTTCTTGAAAGATTTTGCATTGTATGCCTTCATAGGGATGGATATACTCGGTTACTATGGATTCTCATATTGGTACTCTATCTCGGTCTCACCGTCAACGAAGTAATAGTAAGGGCAAATCTCCTATTACAACAGTACAATACAGAACGTTTTCATTGCTTGCACGAGGACCGGTGTTGCTGACTTTTGCTCGTGATGGAACTTTGTCTTTTTACAGGTTGAACAGGAACAAAGCTCAATAATCATTTATATCTTATATTTTTGTCTGATGGAAGCATACTCTTGCTTTGTAGTGTTTCTTCGGAGACACAAGGTTACTTGACTCTTCGCTGCTCGTTGAAGTTGGCCTCAAGACTTCATAGTATTCGTGCCTCTTTCTGTCCTCTGCTTTCCCTTGAAAAGGGAGAATATATAGGTTTGTTGCTAATGTTGGATCTACTCCTTTGTAGTCATTATATCACTTACCTACTGAAATGATGAAGTAGAACAATGCTATTACTAGTAAAAATCCTGCCTGGATCAACTTCCCACAGTTGTTGAGCTTTTCATTTTTGTTAGAGGTGACTGTTGTTGCATTTCTGTCAATGTTTGCCTGTTGCTTTCCTGGATGTTCCTGTAttatgtttttttgtttttggatggCATGAGATAGACAATTAGACTCGCAGCTTTTTATGGCCTTTTATCTTTGCAATTTTGTATATTATTTCTTAATGTGAATTTAGGAATATCTGGACAAGCATGTTATACAAGAGATCTGGTGAAAAAGTTCGCCTGTTTTAGTGCCTGAAGCTTGGAAATGTTCAGTTAAAATAACAGATATTAGTTAAGCTGCTTCCTTCCAGTGTTCTACTGCTTAAAGAATATCTGGATAAGTATAATATCAAGTGCTGCTTGGTACATATATTGAACATATCAGCATACAGTAATGTGCTTACGTTTTTCATGCAATTTAACATCTGAAGTTGCTGGAAGTGAGGATGCAAACGTCTATTTCTATGACTTAACTCGGCCAAGGCATACATGTGTAAACAAGCTACAGGTATATTTCAAATGGTATcccaactattttttttttccatcccaAGTATTGTTATTCTGTTCAGGTACTTAGCGCCAGTCACTGATGACTCCCTCTGGATGTCTTTGACTGCAGGGCCATGGCTACCCAGTTATAGGTATTGCTTGGAACTACGGGGAGAACTTACTGGCTTCTTCTGATTTTGGTGGCACAGTTATTGTATGGAAGAGAGCAAAAACTAGTTAAAACAGTTTCACTGAGCAATAGACATTTGAAATACAATAGATGGGGTTCCTGTAGATCAATGCATCATTGTTTTTTGCTTGCATGGGGAAGGTTTACTCCCTCTTACACATCGTGATGATTATAGAGAAAtgacctctctctctctttgatATCAAGGCCTCTGGAAATTGCATTTGAAGTCATATACACGAAATTATGAGGCTTCCACCCTAGTTGATGCTACCTTAAAACTGACGCTTTCTGCACGATAAAGATGAAATTATGCATTACCTGAAACTTTGATATATTTCGTTCTATCCTATCTATGATAATATTCCAATGATGAGTCGGTTGCTTCTTGTAATGCTACCGCCTGAATGGCGTGTATACAGATATTCAAAGAAACTAGAGATGGCAAGGTCTAGGCCTCTCGTTAAATAATGGAGATAGGCAACTGCAGGTAGCTCAAATCCATCGAGGGATATGAAATGTGAACGTTCTCACAAGGCGCCTCCTCCTACCGTTCTTCGCTTATCTTAATTCAAATTGTCTGTGTAAATGCACTTTTAGATAATCAAGTCGCAGTGATGACTAATGACTGTATGCTATGCTAGATAACGGAAATGAGTCTTGAATATTTGACTCTGTATTCATTGCCCCTTTGAGTCGAGGCTGTAATTCCATTCCTCGTGCAAAAGAGCACCACCAAACCTACACTATGGGATGGTAGAGCTTACCTCGAGGTAATGTGTTCCTGATAACATGGATGTCCAAAACGTGCACTGCCCGAGACACCCAAAATCTTTGCGATTATAAGGTAATCTCCTACCCCAAGGCAAAGAAGATACAAAGAAAAGGCTCGTCTATCACCTTCGATAATTATAAGGATAATACACAGGAAAtcctaaaacaaaaaaaaaagaagaagaaaccgaAGAAGGGAAGAATCTACACTCTACATAGTTACAGACAACCAAACACCGCTTCAACCTCTAAAATATGAGTTTTCAAACCGTCTCAAACCACTTTCTGCTTAACATCAgctcacaaatttcaattgctTCTGATGCTTTTGGCCAGTGTTTGCTTGCATCCTACAGGCACTTAAGACAGGTATTACAATTCTCCAGCACTTTTTTTCACCTCCGCCGCCGTTTCCCATCCACCTGAAGCGCATACAGAATAAAAACGTCTCTATTAAATGTGTTATCCACTGAAACAAGTTCTACCTAATGGTgaacagaaaaaagaatgatATCTTCAACTCCAGCAATCAATTCAGCTCGACTAACAGAAATATAGCAGTTAGCACTAGTTAGTCCGGGAACtctcaaaatttatttgctcaACGCAATCAAAAACAAGAGACAAAGATGCCAGGGCAAGGAAGATAATTAATTCAAAATGTGCTAAGAGTACAAGAAGCTGATATTTATTTCATAATCTTTTCACAGTTCAATTTGAATCATTGAGGCCATGAAGTCAAATCCCTGCCTGCACaaaattattgtattcatgCACCAAGAATCAAGTTTTGAAGAAGTGAGGTTGGACAAGGCAAATTGTAGAAACCATTCGAATAGGCAGAGGTATAAATCAACCACCCCAGTTGGAATAATCTTtcttcaatctatttgatcaaagTATTTTGATAAAAGGCATGCTAAAACATGTTTTTCCAAAATCATCTCTGCACAGCAGCCCTTGCATACATGTCACTACGACTAACCGGGATAAATTAGTAGAAATCGAACAGACAAGCAAATCGTTCAGAGATTTCAGACAAAACATTTAAAACACACTGAATTGAGCTATTATGCTTACCAGTGATTTTGATAGTCTATGTGAAAGCTTACCAGAAAGATGTGTATGACAAGGCTTCATGCAGTTTAAATGTTTCTTTTAACAACCATTCTGCTGAAGGTGATGTAGGAGAAAAGGAGGTAGGGTGTTTGAAAACTACCCTCAAAATGATAGTCTTGGAATATAACAAGTAACAAGATGGATTATACCCAAGGGGCTCTTCCTGCTTCGACAATTAGAAATAAAACTATACACATGGAAAATCTTTCATTTGTCAAACCCAGAACagacaaaaggaaaaagaaaaaatcatgaaCTGGAAAACACTTTgatattttttggaaagataagGATGGAATACAAGCTCAAACATATCTCTTCATAAGACTCAACTGACCCTCACAAATTAACAAACCTAGTATGCCTTTTCATGTCAAACCAGCAGTTTTCTAAAACTGAAAAGGCCCCAGGTCCTTTGGAAGTCACTTTAAGAACTGCAAAGCTCATCCAAATTAGAATCACTAGGTAAACTCGAGTTCCATATCCAGAATCAAACAAATGGAAAATACTTTTCTACAGAGGGACCATTTTGATATAAAGCCGGTCTTTCCTAATGCAGCAGGGGGGGATCCTAAGCACTGTAGGTCTTATCATAAATGCACAGATTGATGCACACTGCATAAAAATTTACCACTTGAATATATTTACcaacaacaaataaagaaaaCCTGCTAAAATTGTAATAGCAAATCATCAAACGAATTATCTGAACATCTATTGCAAATTTTAGCAAAACCATCTTTCATTAaagctatattttttttctatgaCCTGCTGTTCGAATAAATGATCCCCTTTATTGCCAATtactttatttctagaattttggCTTGATTGAGTTTT containing:
- the LOC113731237 gene encoding uncharacterized protein; this translates as MERQVIVQNNSSSEPEDPNEKNTKKKEDVAADPEFFSCLLQPSPPDSDPNYIGIRRLLLFRKAQSGVLRRKEWRCNGKGYVAYRNYINRPRNWESLNVPSHSSTPGNSGRWVPSPGPLSRQLSEVDSWSPGRFLQSGSQAFSRSSSNLSDSDFPHKKTEPAYSFVGMHCIFDQCKALVTVIKFGHMSSDLLAYGASDGSLTVCSVSTPPSVIKQLIGHSKDVTDFDFSANNHYIASSSMDKTVRVWDISQGLCIRVVYGISPQLCIRFHPVNNNFLSVGNANKEITVFNFSTGRTISKSIFDSEVTAMDHDHTGQLIFCGDTQGWIYSVTMDSHIGTLSRSHRQRSNSKGKSPITTVQYRTFSLLARGPVLLTFARDGTLSFYSVSSETQGYLTLRCSLKLASRLHSIRASFCPLLSLEKGEYIVAGSEDANVYFYDLTRPRHTCVNKLQGHGYPVIGIAWNYGENLLASSDFGGTVIVWKRAKTS